A genomic stretch from Pararhizobium sp. IMCC21322 includes:
- a CDS encoding TRAP transporter substrate-binding protein: protein MNNISSFMAKSSFALCIGAFASTVSFAETIEMTYAHSENPSSTTAAIAFEAIVEGKSGGEIQVNRVIHGALGSDRDVVDQLRLGELEFYVVGVHGLNGIAPNFQLFDAPFVFKDRREFYGLMQDKELVSFVNDYLLEASNNTVRFFGAAENSVRNLYSKAGPIRTPADLKNVKLRVPPGPLNIAVWQGLGVGSVVGLSGSERNQALQTGLIDGVEGSLSGAVGNGHLDILDHVSFTGHSFSYMAYLANNDFWNGLSDEHQSILKEAIDLSIIVQNGSAMSEEFAAIEELQKKGTTITVLSADEKAAWQEIAYPVGQNFVKENVDADFTSTVINALERVRANLD, encoded by the coding sequence ATGAATAACATATCTTCATTTATGGCAAAAAGTTCGTTTGCCTTATGTATTGGCGCGTTTGCGTCGACGGTTTCTTTTGCCGAAACAATAGAAATGACTTACGCGCATTCGGAAAATCCGAGTTCAACAACAGCCGCCATCGCCTTTGAGGCCATCGTTGAAGGCAAGTCCGGCGGAGAAATTCAGGTCAACCGCGTCATTCATGGAGCTCTTGGGAGTGATCGTGATGTTGTGGATCAATTGCGCCTGGGTGAACTTGAGTTTTATGTCGTTGGTGTACACGGCCTGAACGGCATTGCCCCGAATTTTCAGCTTTTTGATGCACCATTTGTCTTCAAGGATCGCCGTGAGTTTTACGGGTTGATGCAGGACAAAGAGCTTGTAAGTTTTGTCAATGACTACCTTTTGGAAGCATCAAACAACACCGTTCGCTTCTTTGGCGCTGCCGAAAACTCAGTGCGTAACCTGTATTCAAAAGCAGGTCCGATCCGCACACCGGCAGATCTGAAAAACGTCAAATTGCGCGTACCACCAGGCCCGCTTAATATTGCTGTCTGGCAAGGCCTTGGTGTCGGCAGTGTTGTTGGCCTCTCGGGTTCTGAGCGAAATCAAGCCTTACAAACGGGCCTGATTGATGGTGTTGAAGGCAGCCTTTCCGGCGCGGTTGGCAATGGACATCTGGACATTCTGGATCATGTCTCGTTTACCGGCCACAGTTTTTCTTACATGGCTTACCTGGCGAACAATGATTTCTGGAACGGATTGTCTGACGAACACCAATCCATCTTGAAAGAAGCGATTGACCTGTCAATCATCGTTCAAAATGGTTCGGCGATGTCGGAAGAATTTGCTGCCATCGAAGAGCTGCAGAAAAAGGGCACAACCATCACAGTTCTGTCTGCCGATGAAAAAGCAGCATGGCAGGAAATTGCCTATCCTGTTGGCCAGAATTTTGTGAAAGAAAATGTAGATGCGGACTTCACATCTACAGTGATCAATGCGCTCGAGCGTGTGAGAGCAAATCTGGATTGA
- a CDS encoding alpha/beta fold hydrolase — MSSVAPKFVKIDEKNQIHVIHQAPSQGKQTFVFLNSMGATTRAWEDRIAPALRARGYGTLSFDYRGQGETLYGSDARLEPEEIVSDIVHVLDDQKPQRPIMCCLSIGGLFGVRALEKGANAEAIALINTLRKSNAQVEWINTLEARLIAMGGMPLVYDVLRPVLSSAAELEKMRETHLPEEGYTPWPADHPRRRLADGVNKADWDFPWETLTIPALVFVGLHDRLFRIQKDVDDILERIPNAKVAEYSDGGHSLQAEFPDEFVSDLVKFAEEVDQTEGRK; from the coding sequence ATGAGCTCTGTCGCTCCAAAATTCGTCAAAATAGATGAAAAAAATCAGATTCACGTCATCCACCAAGCACCTTCACAGGGGAAACAAACATTTGTTTTCCTGAATTCCATGGGGGCCACAACCCGTGCTTGGGAAGACAGGATTGCGCCTGCCCTTCGCGCCCGGGGTTACGGGACGCTGAGTTTCGACTATCGCGGGCAAGGTGAAACACTTTATGGGTCTGATGCACGGCTGGAGCCTGAAGAAATTGTTTCGGATATTGTGCATGTGCTGGATGATCAGAAGCCTCAGCGGCCCATTATGTGTTGTCTGTCGATTGGCGGGCTGTTCGGTGTCAGAGCCTTGGAAAAAGGCGCGAATGCAGAGGCAATTGCGCTTATAAACACGCTTCGAAAGTCGAATGCGCAGGTCGAATGGATAAACACTCTTGAAGCGCGATTGATTGCCATGGGCGGCATGCCACTTGTGTATGATGTATTGCGTCCCGTGCTTTCAAGTGCGGCGGAACTTGAGAAAATGCGGGAAACGCACCTTCCCGAAGAAGGTTATACGCCCTGGCCTGCAGATCATCCTCGCCGCCGCCTGGCCGATGGCGTCAACAAGGCGGATTGGGATTTTCCTTGGGAAACACTCACGATACCGGCGTTGGTTTTTGTTGGCCTGCATGACCGGCTTTTCAGAATTCAAAAGGATGTGGACGACATTTTAGAGAGAATTCCCAACGCAAAAGTTGCGGAATACTCCGATGGCGGGCACTCTTTGCAAGCGGAGTTTCCGGACGAATTTGTATCCGACCTGGTAAAATTTGCAGAAGAAGTTGATCAAACGGAAGGCAGGAAGTGA
- a CDS encoding antibiotic biosynthesis monooxygenase — translation MFIRCAFFKGKVRDGYQEKFDAYISEVLTDTWRAFPGAQEVRVMREVESDNPDMPMELVIAIKFDSREAIDAALNSPERFDSREKSKALIDMFDGEVFHTVFRAEHFPLM, via the coding sequence ATGTTTATTCGATGTGCTTTTTTCAAAGGCAAGGTCAGGGACGGATATCAGGAGAAATTTGACGCCTATATCAGCGAGGTCCTGACCGATACATGGCGCGCATTTCCAGGTGCGCAGGAAGTACGTGTCATGCGCGAGGTTGAAAGCGATAACCCGGATATGCCAATGGAATTGGTGATTGCGATCAAATTCGACTCGCGCGAGGCCATAGATGCAGCCTTGAATTCTCCTGAACGTTTTGACAGCCGGGAGAAATCAAAAGCACTTATAGACATGTTTGACGGAGAGGTGTTTCACACTGTGTTTCGTGCAGAGCACTTTCCGTTGATGTAG
- a CDS encoding LacI family DNA-binding transcriptional regulator gives MANTFGSKPRNATQTDVARRAGVSIMTVSRAMTGSSRISPDTKERIKSAAEELGYVSNIFAGSLRNQRSSMVAVVIPSVNDLVFGEILSGINSVLRPRGYFTTIGESFFDPEEEFKVIKSMLAMQPAGIILTGGIHHKPELSELLKKRSCPILQVWDTDHLDFDYHVGPSQIEAGQIIADHFIKKGFKKVAYVGAELSIDVCAFQRFRAFRDRLSEAGISVEVETDDNIPRQPESGKILTHRLLSKAADIDAIYYLNDPMAVGGLSYLADKGLSAPEDVAIAGFNGSMQKFSIRTKLTTVDVPKYEIGKVSGEKLLALLTDDVEGQFYRSTLQLIEGDTT, from the coding sequence TTGGCGAACACATTCGGCTCCAAGCCAAGAAATGCGACCCAAACCGACGTCGCAAGACGCGCGGGTGTCAGCATAATGACAGTTTCGCGTGCTATGACCGGGTCTTCCAGAATATCACCTGATACCAAGGAACGCATTAAAAGCGCCGCTGAAGAACTTGGCTACGTGTCTAACATTTTTGCCGGTTCACTTCGAAACCAGCGCAGTTCAATGGTCGCGGTCGTCATTCCGTCAGTGAATGACCTGGTCTTTGGCGAGATACTAAGCGGGATCAATTCCGTACTCCGTCCAAGAGGTTACTTCACAACTATTGGCGAGTCGTTTTTCGACCCCGAAGAAGAATTCAAAGTCATCAAGTCAATGCTGGCAATGCAACCGGCGGGGATCATTCTGACCGGAGGAATTCATCATAAGCCCGAACTTTCCGAATTGTTGAAGAAACGCAGTTGTCCAATCCTTCAGGTCTGGGACACCGATCACCTGGATTTTGACTATCATGTAGGCCCTTCTCAGATTGAAGCCGGCCAGATAATCGCTGACCACTTTATCAAAAAAGGATTCAAAAAAGTGGCATATGTTGGTGCCGAATTATCAATTGACGTATGTGCATTTCAGCGGTTCCGGGCATTTCGGGATAGGCTGTCAGAAGCGGGAATTTCGGTTGAGGTTGAGACGGATGACAACATTCCACGCCAACCGGAATCAGGTAAAATCCTGACCCATCGGCTCCTCTCCAAAGCCGCTGATATTGATGCCATTTATTACCTGAATGATCCAATGGCTGTGGGAGGGCTGTCATATCTTGCCGACAAGGGCCTGTCTGCGCCCGAAGATGTGGCTATTGCCGGATTTAACGGCTCCATGCAGAAATTTTCCATTCGGACCAAACTCACGACAGTGGATGTGCCGAAATATGAGATTGGCAAAGTCTCTGGGGAAAAATTGCTGGCCCTGTTGACTGACGATGTGGAAGGCCAGTTTTACCGCTCGACGCTTCAGCTTATTGAAGGTGATACAACCTAG
- a CDS encoding SDR family oxidoreductase: MSGHRKSIIITGGGSGIGRSCAELFLKSGYRVGLIGRRPGPMQELAAGDDNVLVLACDVTDPDSVRASFDKAYEHWGHIDVLFNNAGLSKKSQTIDQVSTEDWLEVVNVNLTGAFFCAREAFRIMRQQKPQGGRIINNGSISSQVPRPGSVAYTSTKSAITGLTRTLSLDGRPFDIACGQIDIGNAQSDMTARMSGGVPQADGSLKPEPTMDVGNVASSVLHMANLPLDANVLFMTVMANQMPFVGRG; this comes from the coding sequence ATGAGTGGCCATCGCAAGTCAATTATCATAACGGGTGGAGGCAGTGGCATTGGCCGAAGCTGCGCAGAATTATTTCTCAAAAGTGGCTACAGGGTTGGCCTGATCGGGCGGCGTCCTGGCCCTATGCAGGAGCTCGCTGCCGGGGATGATAACGTACTGGTTCTGGCATGCGATGTAACAGATCCGGATTCTGTGCGCGCGTCCTTTGACAAAGCCTATGAGCACTGGGGCCACATTGACGTATTGTTCAACAATGCCGGTCTGAGCAAAAAATCACAGACGATTGATCAGGTCTCAACAGAGGACTGGCTGGAGGTGGTCAATGTCAATCTGACCGGCGCGTTCTTCTGCGCAAGGGAAGCCTTTCGCATCATGCGCCAGCAGAAGCCGCAAGGCGGACGCATCATCAACAATGGCTCCATTTCCTCGCAAGTCCCAAGGCCGGGATCAGTAGCCTACACCAGCACAAAAAGTGCGATAACGGGCCTCACGCGTACACTCTCGCTGGACGGGCGACCCTTCGATATCGCCTGCGGACAGATTGATATCGGCAATGCGCAAAGCGATATGACAGCGCGGATGTCAGGTGGTGTTCCCCAGGCAGACGGATCGTTAAAGCCGGAACCTACAATGGATGTCGGCAATGTGGCGTCGTCTGTTTTACACATGGCAAATCTGCCGCTTGATGCCAATGTGCTGTTTATGACGGTCATGGCCAATCAGATGCCCTTTGTCGGCCGCGGTTAG
- a CDS encoding ketopantoate reductase family protein has translation MRIMIVGAGAIGGFLACRLHEGGHDVSVVARGPHLDAIKAQGLRLRSVDATEITVHLNASDAPETLGPQDLIITTVKAPALPDILQKIRPVIEVGTPVITAMNGVFWWYGHGLDISGSAPDTSRLDPNGTIAAMLPIEQTMGVVIHSTNEVVEPGIIQNRSSKNRFVLGPATAEASHLAAELAAQLTVPGVLFETDANIRLTMWRKLLRNLSTAPSSVLTGGEAYDILNDDHARNVARALFLEGAAVATAHGFSGLEGDVEHVFKRGGGARQKPSMCQDYDLKRPMEIDNILRIVQDFARQSGVKTPTLDTVVALVILRARLAGCYPAQDLQQPENP, from the coding sequence ATGCGAATAATGATCGTTGGTGCGGGCGCTATTGGCGGCTTTCTTGCGTGCCGTCTACACGAGGGCGGGCATGACGTCAGCGTTGTTGCAAGAGGTCCGCATTTGGACGCGATCAAGGCACAGGGCCTGCGTTTGCGAAGTGTGGACGCTACAGAAATAACGGTTCATCTCAATGCAAGTGACGCCCCTGAAACACTGGGGCCCCAGGATTTGATTATCACCACCGTCAAGGCCCCTGCGCTGCCGGACATCTTACAGAAAATCCGTCCGGTGATAGAAGTTGGCACACCCGTGATCACCGCCATGAATGGTGTTTTTTGGTGGTATGGACACGGATTGGACATCTCTGGTTCAGCGCCGGATACATCTCGTCTTGACCCCAATGGCACCATTGCAGCCATGCTTCCTATTGAGCAGACAATGGGCGTGGTGATTCATTCAACAAATGAAGTTGTAGAGCCGGGAATCATACAAAACCGGAGCAGCAAGAACAGATTTGTGCTGGGTCCGGCAACGGCTGAAGCAAGTCACCTGGCAGCAGAACTTGCCGCGCAGCTTACAGTACCCGGTGTGCTGTTTGAAACAGACGCAAACATACGCCTGACCATGTGGCGAAAATTGCTGCGCAATCTGTCAACGGCACCGTCATCGGTCCTGACAGGTGGCGAAGCCTACGACATATTGAATGACGATCATGCAAGAAATGTCGCACGAGCCCTGTTTCTGGAAGGGGCTGCTGTTGCAACAGCGCATGGATTTTCGGGTTTGGAAGGCGATGTGGAACACGTATTCAAACGGGGAGGCGGCGCCCGTCAAAAACCGTCCATGTGTCAGGATTATGATCTGAAACGCCCGATGGAAATCGACAATATTTTGCGTATTGTGCAGGATTTCGCAAGGCAAAGCGGCGTGAAGACACCAACTCTGGATACTGTGGTTGCGCTGGTTATCTTGCGCGCGCGACTGGCCGGTTGCTACCCGGCCCAGGACCTGCAGCAGCCAGAAAATCCGTAA
- a CDS encoding ABC transporter substrate-binding protein — MLHRKITTFGVSAMLAFAALSSTSALAQTIKMVMSPPAVETNRYWNTPGDFALGPSMQGLVGHNPKTGIYDSSSLAESWTHNDDFTEWTFKLKPAAEFHFGWGPVTAADVIHSLELHTGPDTTLNGISQLEGAVAEAIDDHTVKFTLPKPQVDFLFVHGGRGSLVIYSKAQFDAEGLEGYDAKPAGTAELQYVERLVGQGLTFEKVENHWSGNDAEFDRLELTFIAEPATTLAKLLAKEADIVILPRELQGDALNAGFQAIQSTNASNQTTMLFNGAFLTPGDEGLDKTLPWIDIRIREAINRSIDRPTMIDVLYDGRADILPVFGMDPRHEGYVPELAERFEGAYGYDLEKARALMKDAGYPEKFSNPVIPILSSTLAGNPEFPAMAELMQVFLDEAGFQTEIVEMDWASLGGLRSKRSAKMFHPMRNLPVKPSAVGIRNYYSAMGRPKNNYEDPVIEELMAQYSVSIDPAERDKLAGAIFTQVFEQYAVAPLASISAEVIVNPETVGSWVFPGATSVGVSHFSSITPAK, encoded by the coding sequence GTGCTTCATAGAAAGATTACTACATTTGGCGTGTCAGCCATGTTGGCTTTCGCCGCACTTAGTTCGACATCTGCGCTGGCTCAAACCATTAAAATGGTCATGAGTCCGCCAGCCGTTGAAACAAACCGATATTGGAACACTCCGGGTGACTTTGCGCTCGGGCCGTCCATGCAAGGCCTGGTCGGGCACAACCCGAAAACCGGGATTTATGACAGTAGCAGTCTGGCTGAAAGCTGGACGCATAATGATGACTTTACCGAATGGACTTTCAAGCTGAAACCAGCTGCCGAGTTTCATTTCGGTTGGGGTCCGGTTACCGCCGCAGATGTGATCCACAGCCTGGAGCTTCATACTGGGCCGGATACGACACTAAACGGGATCAGCCAGCTCGAAGGCGCTGTTGCAGAAGCCATTGATGATCACACCGTCAAATTCACACTGCCAAAACCGCAAGTGGATTTTCTGTTTGTTCATGGCGGACGTGGATCATTGGTCATCTATTCCAAAGCCCAGTTCGATGCTGAAGGGCTTGAGGGCTATGATGCCAAACCTGCCGGAACTGCCGAATTGCAATATGTTGAACGCCTTGTTGGTCAGGGCTTGACCTTTGAGAAAGTTGAAAATCACTGGTCTGGTAATGATGCAGAGTTCGACCGTCTTGAGCTGACATTCATTGCAGAACCGGCAACCACATTGGCAAAACTTCTTGCCAAGGAAGCTGACATCGTGATTTTGCCACGGGAATTGCAAGGCGATGCACTCAACGCAGGTTTCCAGGCGATACAATCCACAAACGCCTCGAACCAGACAACAATGCTGTTCAACGGTGCATTCCTGACGCCGGGCGATGAAGGTTTGGATAAAACTCTTCCTTGGATCGACATCAGAATTCGTGAAGCCATAAATCGGTCGATTGATCGCCCAACCATGATTGATGTTCTCTATGATGGCAGAGCCGACATTCTTCCTGTCTTCGGCATGGATCCGCGCCACGAAGGGTATGTTCCGGAACTGGCAGAACGGTTCGAAGGTGCCTACGGCTATGATCTGGAAAAAGCGCGGGCTCTGATGAAAGACGCCGGGTATCCTGAGAAATTCTCAAATCCGGTTATTCCGATCCTGTCGTCTACACTTGCAGGCAATCCGGAATTCCCGGCCATGGCTGAATTGATGCAGGTTTTCCTCGATGAGGCGGGCTTCCAAACCGAGATCGTTGAAATGGATTGGGCAAGCCTTGGTGGATTGCGTTCCAAGCGCAGCGCCAAGATGTTCCACCCCATGCGTAACCTTCCGGTGAAACCAAGTGCTGTTGGTATCCGCAACTACTACTCGGCTATGGGTCGTCCAAAGAACAATTATGAGGACCCGGTCATTGAAGAACTGATGGCACAATATTCTGTATCAATTGATCCTGCGGAACGTGACAAACTGGCGGGAGCTATATTCACCCAGGTGTTTGAGCAATACGCAGTCGCGCCTCTTGCGAGCATTTCTGCCGAAGTGATCGTGAATCCTGAGACTGTTGGCAGCTGGGTCTTTCCTGGTGCCACCTCGGTCGGGGTGAGTCATTTCTCATCAATTACGCCCGCTAAATAG
- a CDS encoding ABC transporter permease has translation MLRFLLTRLSQLIASLLVITVIVFSLSHLTGSPVDALLPDDATPQQIESLTEHLGLNRPYHVQYFTFLKNAAVGDFGDSTKWKGSTAAQVVVERLPATLKLGGLAMLISLVVAIPLGVLGAVKKNSIFDTAANIIALLGQSLPAFWLGIVLMWIFAVTLGWFPTSGYGGLSHMILPAVSMAWFQIAALTRLTRSAMLEVLDAEYIKLARVKGVSEPWVIWKHAFRNAAIIPITYFGVLAGSLLTGSVVIETVFAWPGTGLLAIDAIRGRDFPVIQSVVLFFAVFFLFANFLVDVLYAVIDPRIRYS, from the coding sequence ATGCTTCGTTTCCTTTTAACGCGACTTTCTCAACTGATTGCTTCGCTGTTGGTCATAACGGTTATTGTTTTCAGTCTGAGCCATTTGACCGGGAGTCCGGTCGACGCCCTTCTGCCGGATGACGCAACTCCGCAGCAGATTGAGTCTCTGACCGAGCATCTGGGTCTGAACCGGCCCTATCACGTTCAGTATTTTACCTTTCTCAAGAATGCAGCTGTCGGCGATTTTGGCGACTCGACAAAATGGAAGGGCAGCACAGCAGCGCAAGTTGTGGTGGAGCGATTGCCTGCAACACTGAAACTGGGCGGCCTTGCCATGCTCATCAGTCTCGTTGTCGCCATTCCCCTTGGTGTTCTGGGCGCTGTCAAAAAGAACAGCATCTTTGATACCGCTGCAAATATTATCGCTCTTCTCGGGCAGTCACTTCCCGCGTTCTGGCTTGGCATCGTCCTGATGTGGATTTTTGCTGTGACTTTGGGCTGGTTTCCAACATCGGGCTATGGCGGATTGTCACACATGATTTTGCCAGCAGTCTCCATGGCCTGGTTTCAAATTGCCGCGCTGACGCGGTTGACCCGTTCTGCCATGCTGGAAGTCCTGGATGCGGAATACATTAAGCTTGCAAGGGTCAAGGGCGTGTCGGAACCGTGGGTCATCTGGAAACACGCTTTTCGAAATGCAGCAATCATACCCATCACCTATTTTGGTGTGCTCGCCGGATCGCTGCTCACCGGGTCTGTTGTCATTGAAACGGTTTTTGCGTGGCCCGGCACCGGATTGCTGGCCATCGATGCCATTCGCGGTCGGGACTTTCCGGTCATCCAGTCGGTGGTGCTGTTCTTCGCTGTATTCTTTCTCTTCGCAAATTTTCTGGTCGATGTTTTATACGCGGTCATTGATCCGCGCATTCGGTATAGTTAA
- a CDS encoding ABC transporter permease gives MARKQKRFGGLPIIPIIILMAVLIIPALFADFIAPYDPYKAHLRDRLVPPMFFGGTSEFIFGTDRLGRDVLSRILHGAKYALVISLAGILLGAVVGTILGLLAGYMRGWVDIIIMRIVDITFALPSILLALALASVSGPSFQLVIFVVIFVIWGYFARQVRAETLSLRERDFVARARVAGASDFRILRKYILPNIVNTIVVLATLQIGVVVILEATLSFLGIGIPRPTPAWGLLVADGRQLIISNWWISFFPGMAILLTVLCVNMLGDSLRDWLDPKLRQV, from the coding sequence ATGGCTCGAAAACAGAAGCGTTTTGGCGGATTGCCAATCATACCTATCATCATCCTGATGGCAGTTCTGATCATCCCGGCATTGTTCGCGGATTTTATTGCTCCGTACGATCCTTACAAGGCTCATTTGCGGGACCGGTTGGTGCCACCGATGTTCTTTGGTGGCACGTCCGAGTTCATTTTCGGCACTGACCGTCTGGGCCGGGATGTCCTTAGCCGCATCCTGCATGGTGCAAAATATGCACTTGTCATCTCATTGGCCGGCATCTTGCTCGGCGCTGTTGTCGGCACCATTCTGGGGTTGCTTGCAGGGTACATGCGTGGCTGGGTCGACATCATCATCATGCGCATTGTGGATATCACATTTGCACTGCCAAGCATCTTGTTGGCGCTGGCATTGGCATCTGTGTCAGGACCGAGCTTTCAACTGGTTATTTTTGTCGTTATTTTCGTCATCTGGGGATATTTTGCGCGCCAGGTAAGAGCAGAAACGCTGAGCCTCCGGGAACGTGATTTTGTGGCACGGGCACGTGTGGCCGGAGCCTCGGATTTTCGTATTTTGCGCAAATATATTCTGCCCAATATCGTCAATACGATTGTGGTACTGGCAACCCTGCAGATCGGTGTTGTTGTCATATTGGAGGCGACACTCAGCTTTCTGGGAATTGGCATCCCCCGACCGACCCCGGCATGGGGTCTTCTGGTTGCCGATGGTCGTCAGCTGATTATTTCAAATTGGTGGATCTCGTTCTTTCCCGGCATGGCAATTTTGCTGACAGTTCTGTGTGTCAACATGCTGGGTGACAGTTTGCGTGATTGGCTGGACCCAAAGTTGAGGCAGGTCTGA
- a CDS encoding ABC transporter ATP-binding protein — MTDNTVLEVKNLHTTLNFSTQSVSVVDDVSFSVGAGETLGIVGESGSGKSMTALSIMQVLPSPIGRIEGGEVWLNGENLVGKTAREMTAIRGNEIGMILQDPHTSLNPVYTVGNQVIEALRITDPTAPRGSLLTRAIDALKKVNVADAERRISAYPHQMSGGMKQRIVGAIAIAGAPKVIIADEPTTALDVTIQLQYLNLLQEIQKETGMAIVFITHDLGIVANLCHKLVVMYAGKIVESGTVKDVFEAPSHPYTEALLNSVPSVDKKVDRLYAIEGQPPSLFAGKTGCSFAPRCPHADDICRSQAPPETQGLSGAESHLAKCWKVERTL, encoded by the coding sequence ATGACTGACAACACCGTTCTGGAAGTAAAAAACCTGCATACGACACTGAATTTTTCGACTCAATCCGTGTCCGTTGTTGATGACGTCAGCTTTTCCGTTGGGGCTGGAGAAACGTTGGGCATTGTCGGGGAGTCAGGCAGCGGCAAATCCATGACGGCCCTTTCCATCATGCAAGTTCTGCCAAGCCCTATTGGCCGCATTGAAGGCGGAGAAGTTTGGCTGAACGGCGAAAATCTGGTTGGAAAGACCGCCAGGGAAATGACTGCGATACGTGGCAACGAAATTGGCATGATTTTGCAGGATCCTCATACATCGCTCAATCCCGTTTACACTGTCGGCAATCAGGTCATTGAAGCCCTGCGCATTACGGACCCAACGGCACCGCGAGGCTCACTGCTCACACGGGCAATTGATGCTTTGAAGAAGGTCAACGTGGCTGATGCCGAACGACGGATCAGCGCTTATCCGCACCAGATGAGCGGTGGCATGAAACAGCGCATTGTCGGGGCAATTGCCATTGCCGGCGCGCCCAAGGTAATCATCGCTGACGAACCCACGACAGCGCTGGATGTGACGATCCAGTTGCAATATCTGAACTTGTTGCAGGAGATACAAAAAGAAACCGGCATGGCGATCGTGTTCATCACCCATGATCTGGGGATCGTCGCCAATCTCTGTCACAAACTGGTGGTTATGTATGCGGGGAAAATTGTTGAATCCGGAACCGTAAAAGATGTTTTCGAGGCCCCGTCGCACCCCTATACCGAAGCCTTGCTCAACTCCGTACCATCCGTCGACAAAAAGGTTGATCGTCTGTATGCCATTGAGGGCCAACCTCCATCCCTGTTTGCCGGGAAAACCGGATGCAGCTTTGCTCCTCGCTGCCCTCACGCTGATGATATTTGCAGGTCACAGGCACCGCCAGAAACACAAGGCCTGAGTGGTGCGGAAAGCCATTTGGCAAAGTGCTGGAAAGTTGAGCGCACATTATGA
- a CDS encoding ABC transporter ATP-binding protein — protein sequence MTLQHILDVKGLTKHFPISRGLFGGNEAIVRAVDNVSFNLEHGKTLALVGESGCGKTTLARMLLKLLTPTAGQVIIEGKDVGEMTGADLRTFRTNVQAVFQDPWASLSPRMRVFDIVAETLVINQNLTKGELTKRVDEALLAVGLRPEQAKNFPHEFSGGQRQRIAIASAIVAKPKLIILDEPVSALDVSIRSQIMNLFKDLQQEFGCSYVVVAHDLGTTRFMADQIAVMYLGKLVENGPTDQMFDAPQHPYTQALLSAALPLRVDKAHDPIILRGEVPSPVNPPSGCAFHPRCQSYLGEICQTNEPKRLVTNDAGHSITCHRVEAGLD from the coding sequence ATGACATTGCAACACATTCTGGACGTTAAGGGACTGACCAAGCATTTCCCCATTTCTCGCGGGCTGTTCGGCGGGAATGAAGCCATTGTGCGGGCAGTGGACAATGTCAGCTTCAATTTGGAGCACGGCAAAACACTGGCACTTGTTGGGGAATCCGGCTGTGGCAAGACCACACTGGCGCGCATGTTGCTGAAACTTCTGACGCCGACAGCAGGACAGGTCATTATTGAAGGCAAGGATGTCGGGGAGATGACCGGCGCGGATTTGCGCACGTTCAGAACCAATGTACAGGCAGTCTTTCAGGATCCATGGGCGTCGCTCAGCCCGCGTATGCGTGTGTTTGATATTGTCGCCGAGACTTTGGTCATCAACCAGAATCTTACCAAAGGTGAGCTGACGAAGCGCGTTGATGAAGCACTGCTTGCGGTTGGCTTGCGTCCTGAGCAGGCCAAGAACTTCCCGCATGAGTTTTCCGGCGGTCAGCGCCAGAGGATCGCAATTGCCAGCGCCATTGTCGCCAAGCCAAAACTGATTATTCTGGACGAACCGGTGTCCGCGCTTGATGTGTCAATCCGCTCGCAGATCATGAATCTCTTCAAAGACCTGCAACAGGAATTTGGCTGCTCCTATGTTGTGGTCGCACATGATCTGGGCACCACGCGTTTTATGGCTGATCAGATTGCCGTCATGTATTTGGGAAAACTGGTGGAAAATGGTCCCACAGACCAAATGTTTGATGCGCCGCAACACCCCTATACTCAGGCGCTTTTATCTGCCGCCCTTCCCTTGAGGGTTGATAAGGCCCACGACCCGATCATTTTGCGCGGGGAAGTTCCATCGCCAGTTAATCCGCCGTCCGGTTGCGCCTTTCATCCCAGGTGCCAGAGCTATCTGGGAGAAATATGTCAGACCAACGAGCCAAAACGGTTGGTAACCAATGATGCAGGTCATTCCATTACCTGCCACCGGGTGGAAGCAGGTTTGGATTGA